In Phaeobacter gallaeciensis DSM 26640, a genomic segment contains:
- a CDS encoding TRAP transporter large permease, protein MLWNSLNQTVELGWDFYLPVILFVALIALAVPVWAAIGAAAITMLVMSGDLPLSAIGESLFTGIDAFALTAVPLFILTGDVLVRTGLSKKFLDVAEALTCWTRGGFGSATVLVCGMFAAISGSDAAGAAAVGRMTINRLVESGYPRPYACALVAAGACTGILIPPSIAYIIIGLVLGISASTLFLAALIPGIAILVSILVTNIIMNRLYTYETGGNMGLGEWLGNLGQSLKSGWYAFIVPGIIFYGIFSGRLTPTEAGATAVVVTILMGFILGTLKLSDFPAMLVSSAKVNGVILPIIAFSAPLAEALAIMGVPQGFVTAVTGLTDDPAMLILLMICILIAAGCVMETTPNIVILAPILKPLADNIGMNEIQFCIMMITALGVGFITPPLGLNLFVVSGITGESILKIAARAIPFVLTMLIVVLLIAYIPAISTTLLPDIYK, encoded by the coding sequence ATGTTGTGGAATTCACTCAACCAGACAGTCGAATTGGGCTGGGACTTCTATCTGCCGGTCATTCTGTTCGTGGCGCTGATCGCGCTGGCAGTACCGGTCTGGGCGGCGATCGGCGCTGCTGCGATCACCATGCTGGTAATGTCGGGCGACCTGCCGCTCAGCGCCATCGGCGAAAGCCTGTTCACCGGCATTGATGCCTTTGCACTAACGGCGGTGCCCCTGTTCATCCTGACCGGTGATGTGCTGGTCAGAACCGGGCTGAGCAAGAAATTCCTTGATGTGGCGGAGGCGCTGACCTGCTGGACGCGGGGTGGTTTCGGATCGGCCACTGTGCTGGTCTGCGGCATGTTCGCGGCGATCTCCGGCTCTGATGCGGCGGGTGCGGCTGCGGTCGGGCGGATGACCATCAACCGGCTGGTCGAAAGCGGCTACCCCCGCCCCTATGCCTGCGCGCTGGTAGCGGCCGGCGCCTGCACCGGCATCCTGATCCCGCCCTCCATCGCCTATATCATCATCGGGCTGGTACTGGGTATTTCCGCCTCCACCCTGTTTCTGGCGGCGCTGATCCCGGGCATTGCGATCCTGGTGTCGATCCTTGTCACCAATATCATCATGAACCGGCTCTATACCTATGAGACCGGCGGCAATATGGGGCTGGGGGAATGGCTGGGCAATCTGGGCCAGTCACTAAAATCCGGCTGGTATGCCTTCATCGTGCCCGGCATCATCTTCTACGGCATCTTCTCCGGACGCCTGACCCCGACTGAGGCCGGCGCCACCGCCGTGGTGGTCACCATCCTGATGGGGTTCATCCTTGGTACGCTGAAACTGTCGGACTTCCCGGCGATGCTGGTCAGCTCGGCCAAGGTAAACGGGGTAATCCTGCCGATTATCGCCTTCTCAGCGCCTTTGGCGGAGGCACTGGCCATCATGGGCGTGCCACAGGGGTTTGTAACGGCCGTGACCGGGCTGACTGACGATCCGGCCATGCTGATCCTGTTGATGATCTGCATCCTGATCGCTGCGGGCTGTGTGATGGAGACGACGCCCAATATCGTGATCCTGGCACCGATCCTGAAACCCCTCGCCGACAACATCGGCATGAACGAAATTCAGTTCTGCATCATGATGATCACCGCGCTGGGGGTTGGCTTCATCACCCCGCCGCTGGGGCTGAATCTCTTCGTTGTCTCCGGCATTACTGGCGAGTCCATCCTCAAGATCGCCGCCCGAGCCATCCCCTTTGTTCTGACCATGCTGATCGTGGTGCTGCTGATTGCCTATATCCCGGCGATTTCGACCACGCTGCTTCCTGATATCTACAAGTAG
- the hisD gene encoding histidinol dehydrogenase, whose amino-acid sequence MTREYLKTAALTPKSDASETHKIVQDILDDIEAGGDAKALEYAAKFDKYDGNVLLTAEEIEAACALVPEKLKADIRFAHDNVRRFAELQKGTMQDVETEISPGFITGQKVIPVDAAGCYVPGGRYSHIASAIMTVTTAKVAGCKHITACSPPRPDTGVAPAIVYAAHICGADKIMAMGGVQGVAAMTFGLFGLPKANILVGPGNQFVAEAKRILFGRVGIDMIAGPTDSLILADSTADAHIVATDLVSQAEHGYNSPVWLVTDDRALAEDVMHLVPGYIDDLPEVNRDNAAAAWRDYAEVILCANREDMAACSDEYAPEHLTVQAEDLDWWLGQLTCYGSLFLGEETTVSYGDKAAGTNHVLPTSRAASYTGGLSVHKYMKIVTWQRATREGSKPVAEATARIARLEGMEGHARAADVRLAKYFPDETFDLTANG is encoded by the coding sequence ATGACCCGAGAGTATCTGAAGACGGCTGCCCTGACCCCAAAGTCGGATGCCTCCGAGACCCATAAGATCGTTCAGGACATCCTCGACGATATTGAGGCGGGCGGCGATGCAAAGGCGTTAGAGTATGCGGCCAAATTCGACAAATACGACGGCAACGTCCTCCTGACAGCGGAAGAGATCGAGGCCGCCTGCGCGCTGGTCCCGGAGAAGCTGAAAGCCGACATCCGGTTCGCGCATGACAATGTGCGCCGCTTTGCCGAGCTGCAAAAAGGTACGATGCAGGATGTGGAGACCGAGATTTCCCCGGGCTTCATCACCGGGCAAAAGGTAATCCCGGTCGATGCGGCAGGCTGCTATGTGCCCGGCGGGCGCTACAGCCATATCGCCAGCGCGATCATGACCGTGACCACTGCCAAGGTGGCTGGCTGCAAACATATCACCGCCTGTTCGCCGCCCCGCCCCGACACAGGCGTGGCCCCGGCAATCGTCTATGCCGCGCATATCTGCGGCGCTGACAAGATCATGGCGATGGGTGGTGTGCAGGGCGTTGCGGCAATGACCTTTGGCCTCTTTGGCCTGCCCAAGGCGAATATCCTCGTCGGTCCCGGCAATCAGTTCGTGGCCGAGGCCAAGCGCATCCTGTTTGGCCGTGTCGGCATCGATATGATCGCAGGCCCCACCGATAGCCTGATCCTGGCCGATAGCACGGCGGATGCCCATATCGTCGCGACCGATCTCGTCAGCCAAGCGGAACATGGTTACAATTCCCCGGTCTGGCTGGTCACGGACGACCGCGCTCTGGCCGAAGACGTGATGCATCTGGTACCCGGCTACATTGACGACTTGCCCGAGGTGAACCGCGACAATGCCGCCGCTGCCTGGCGAGATTATGCGGAGGTGATCCTCTGTGCCAACCGCGAAGACATGGCCGCCTGTTCCGACGAATACGCGCCCGAGCATCTGACCGTGCAGGCCGAGGATCTGGACTGGTGGCTGGGGCAGCTGACCTGCTACGGCTCCCTGTTCCTGGGTGAGGAAACCACGGTCTCCTACGGTGACAAGGCGGCGGGCACCAACCACGTGCTGCCAACCTCGCGCGCGGCCAGCTACACCGGCGGCCTGTCGGTCCATAAATACATGAAGATCGTCACCTGGCAGCGCGCCACCCGCGAAGGCTCCAAACCGGTGGCAGAAGCCACGGCGCGGATTGCCCGGCTGGAGGGGATGGAAGGCCACGCCCGCGCCGCCGATGTGCGTTTGGCCAAGTATTTCCCGGATGAAACCTTTGACCTGACCGCCAATGGTTGA
- a CDS encoding SDR family NAD(P)-dependent oxidoreductase — MVDPRALFDLTGKTACITGASSGLGRRAAIALAAAGAKVVAVARRAEALEGLCAEIGVNAASVVADVADRSRLDALREKVSAPFGAPDILIHAAGVNTRQTADDVTAEGWEQTIALNLSAPFFLSQALVPAMKDRGWGRIVNFASLQTTRAFPGGIAYGASKGGIGQLTRAMAEAWSPHGITANAIGPGFFPTELTQAVFDDGDRAARNAAQTCIGRNGRLEDLDGPLLFLCSDASAYVTGQILMVDGGFTAK; from the coding sequence ATGGTTGACCCGCGCGCCCTGTTTGATCTGACAGGCAAGACCGCCTGTATCACCGGCGCCAGCTCCGGTCTGGGGCGTCGTGCAGCGATTGCGCTGGCCGCTGCCGGTGCGAAAGTGGTCGCGGTGGCGCGCCGGGCCGAGGCGTTGGAGGGGCTCTGTGCTGAGATAGGCGTCAATGCTGCCTCTGTGGTGGCAGATGTAGCAGACCGCAGCAGGTTGGACGCGCTGCGTGAAAAGGTTTCAGCCCCCTTCGGGGCACCCGATATCCTGATCCATGCGGCGGGTGTGAATACCCGGCAAACGGCGGATGACGTCACAGCCGAGGGCTGGGAGCAGACTATCGCACTGAACCTCTCTGCACCCTTTTTCCTCAGCCAGGCCCTGGTGCCGGCGATGAAGGACCGGGGCTGGGGGCGGATCGTCAATTTCGCCTCGCTCCAAACCACGCGCGCCTTTCCCGGCGGTATCGCCTATGGCGCCAGCAAGGGTGGGATCGGCCAGCTGACCCGAGCCATGGCAGAGGCCTGGTCGCCCCATGGCATCACCGCCAACGCAATTGGGCCGGGGTTCTTCCCGACCGAACTGACGCAGGCCGTGTTCGATGATGGGGACCGTGCGGCCCGCAACGCCGCACAGACCTGCATCGGCCGCAATGGCCGGCTGGAGGATCTGGACGGACCGCTGCTGTTTCTGTGCTCGGATGCCTCCGCCTATGTCACCGGTCAAATCCTGATGGTTGACGGGGGGTTCACAGCGAAATGA
- a CDS encoding alcohol dehydrogenase catalytic domain-containing protein, whose product MKALVYEGVETLAFRDVPMATGQEGEHLIRIHASGICGSDMHAYLGHDSRRPAPLILGHEAAGVIEDGPQAGRRVTINPLVTCSNCTACTSGRENLCASRQIISMPPREGAFAQFVTMPERNLVTVPEDTPLEKAALAEPLAVSWHAARLALEALHPETERRALVIGGGAIGLAAALALRAMGVEDITIQEPNEARRAFLMDHCGQQTVAEFQGMVPLVVDAVGYAATRAAASAVAAPGGVIAHVGLGEDTGGLDIRRMTLQEITFIGTYTYTAQDFRDTAQAIFDGRLGALEWPEIRPLSEGAAAFRDLRSGAVAAPKIILDPWA is encoded by the coding sequence ATGAAAGCCTTGGTTTATGAAGGGGTTGAGACGCTGGCGTTCCGCGATGTGCCGATGGCAACCGGACAGGAAGGCGAGCATCTGATCCGCATCCACGCCTCTGGTATCTGCGGCTCGGATATGCATGCCTATCTGGGCCACGACAGCCGCCGCCCTGCCCCGCTGATCCTGGGGCATGAGGCTGCGGGCGTCATCGAGGACGGGCCGCAAGCGGGTCGCCGGGTGACGATCAATCCACTGGTGACCTGTAGCAACTGCACGGCCTGCACCTCGGGGCGGGAAAACCTCTGCGCCAGCCGCCAGATCATCTCCATGCCGCCGCGCGAGGGGGCTTTTGCCCAGTTTGTGACGATGCCCGAGCGCAATCTTGTGACCGTGCCAGAGGATACCCCGCTGGAGAAGGCCGCGTTGGCTGAACCCCTGGCCGTGAGCTGGCACGCGGCCCGACTGGCCCTGGAGGCCCTGCACCCGGAAACCGAACGTCGCGCGCTGGTGATCGGCGGCGGTGCCATTGGTCTGGCGGCGGCGCTGGCGCTTAGGGCGATGGGGGTTGAGGACATCACCATCCAGGAACCAAACGAAGCACGCCGGGCCTTCCTAATGGACCATTGCGGTCAGCAGACAGTCGCGGAGTTTCAAGGCATGGTGCCGCTGGTCGTCGATGCGGTGGGCTATGCCGCTACCCGCGCCGCCGCCTCTGCCGTGGCCGCTCCCGGCGGGGTGATTGCCCATGTCGGGCTGGGCGAGGATACGGGCGGTCTGGATATCCGCCGCATGACGCTTCAGGAAATCACCTTCATCGGGACCTATACCTATACGGCGCAGGATTTCCGCGACACAGCGCAGGCGATTTTTGATGGCCGATTAGGAGCACTGGAGTGGCCCGAGATCCGCCCCTTGTCAGAAGGAGCCGCCGCATTTCGCGACCTGCGGTCTGGCGCAGTGGCCGCGCCGAAGATCATTCTAGATCCCTGGGCCTAA
- a CDS encoding universal stress protein, which produces MYDKILVPMALDHGVSGITLKAAATLCNPGGQITALHVYEAPQGSVSAYLDEDAVREGLDKARQQLTKKTADYGDVTAEIVKGRSYRAIVEYAEQHGMDCIVVGSHKPGLSDFFLGSTAARVVRHAPCAVHVCRTL; this is translated from the coding sequence ATGTATGACAAGATCCTGGTTCCCATGGCCCTGGACCACGGGGTTTCTGGTATAACGCTGAAAGCTGCTGCGACCCTGTGCAATCCCGGTGGGCAAATTACCGCGCTGCATGTTTATGAGGCACCACAAGGCTCTGTCAGTGCCTATTTGGATGAGGACGCCGTGCGGGAAGGGCTCGATAAGGCGCGCCAACAGCTGACCAAGAAAACCGCTGATTATGGCGATGTCACCGCCGAAATTGTCAAAGGCCGCTCGTATCGCGCCATTGTTGAATATGCAGAACAGCACGGCATGGATTGTATTGTCGTTGGCTCACATAAACCCGGGCTCAGCGACTTTTTCCTCGGCTCGACAGCCGCCCGCGTGGTGCGCCATGCGCCCTGCGCCGTGCATGTCTGCCGCACCCTCTGA
- a CDS encoding thiamine pyrophosphate-binding protein, producing the protein MSIDNRIADDLAANDVSFVTTVPCKQLAGVIEEIDQREDIFHIPSNKEDEGMGLCAGAWMGGKRPAIIMQNTAIGVTINTLATLTQYYRMPLPMLISYRGELREPVACQVEMAVHTKALLAQLNIPTYHFHWQKDVEEFDNILKYTFMCNKPVAILTDANFWGGYGDQ; encoded by the coding sequence ATGAGTATAGACAACAGGATCGCTGACGATCTGGCGGCCAATGACGTGTCCTTCGTCACCACCGTCCCCTGTAAACAGCTGGCCGGGGTGATTGAAGAGATCGACCAGCGCGAGGATATCTTCCACATCCCCTCCAACAAGGAAGACGAGGGCATGGGGCTGTGCGCCGGTGCTTGGATGGGCGGCAAACGTCCCGCGATCATCATGCAAAACACGGCCATCGGGGTCACTATCAACACGCTGGCGACGCTGACCCAGTATTACCGGATGCCGCTGCCGATGCTGATCTCTTACCGTGGTGAGCTGCGTGAGCCGGTTGCCTGTCAGGTAGAAATGGCCGTGCATACAAAGGCGCTATTGGCGCAGCTCAATATCCCGACCTACCACTTCCACTGGCAAAAGGACGTCGAAGAGTTCGACAACATCCTGAAATACACCTTCATGTGCAACAAACCTGTTGCCATTCTGACCGATGCCAATTTCTGGGGAGGCTATGGCGACCAATGA
- the comE gene encoding sulfopyruvate decarboxylase subunit beta, with protein sequence MIRSEILKEIAPILRDQLVVCNIGIPSQELHAIDDQPSNFYMLGTMGLASSIGLGLALAQPKPVIVIDGDGSILTNLGTLPTIGNNAPGNYILMIIDNGSYGSTGDQPTYTSQRTDLAAMARAAGCGRVIEVQDKDTGPALKQTLASGEATVLVVKCDSGNAKMPVITMDPVVIRDRFMKAVAD encoded by the coding sequence ATGATCCGTTCCGAAATCCTGAAAGAGATCGCCCCTATCCTGCGTGACCAGCTGGTGGTCTGTAATATCGGTATTCCATCACAGGAATTACATGCGATCGACGACCAACCCAGCAATTTCTATATGCTGGGCACTATGGGACTTGCCTCCTCCATCGGGCTGGGGTTGGCGCTGGCCCAGCCGAAACCGGTGATCGTGATCGACGGGGATGGCTCGATCCTGACCAACCTTGGTACCTTGCCCACGATTGGCAACAACGCGCCCGGAAACTACATCCTGATGATCATCGACAATGGTTCCTATGGGTCTACCGGCGATCAACCCACCTATACCAGTCAGCGCACCGATCTGGCTGCCATGGCGCGCGCGGCTGGCTGTGGCCGGGTGATTGAGGTGCAGGACAAGGACACCGGCCCTGCGCTGAAACAGACGCTCGCAAGTGGTGAAGCCACGGTGCTGGTGGTGAAATGCGACAGCGGCAACGCTAAGATGCCAGTGATCACCATGGACCCGGTGGTGATCCGCGACCGCTTCATGAAGGCCGTGGCCGACTGA
- a CDS encoding acyl-homoserine-lactone synthase → MGETVAKRSRRCELIQNLRFPDRLSRIFDKLPECTFAFGLEQPTGPTMQSTEITFDNFAETGGLFTEMLRARYRHFVQLRRWNLPNVRGLEFDQYDTPESIYCTVHEEKRVLGGFRMTPTTAQCMTTSYMLRDAQLGLLPGLPSNVLDHSAPQDAAIWEVSRFFVEDTLSARDRMDVRGHLERGLTRLAQEWNISAFLCITSVTAALLMRRARLSITSAGPRFEAGGEICQAYHLTVDAKGQRSDANAA, encoded by the coding sequence ATGGGAGAAACCGTCGCAAAACGGAGCCGCCGTTGTGAATTAATTCAAAATTTACGCTTTCCGGATAGGTTGAGTCGAATTTTCGATAAATTGCCGGAATGTACGTTTGCATTCGGGCTGGAACAACCGACCGGGCCGACGATGCAGTCGACAGAAATTACATTCGACAATTTTGCGGAGACCGGTGGGCTCTTCACTGAGATGCTGCGCGCGCGATATCGCCATTTTGTTCAGTTGCGCCGCTGGAATTTGCCCAATGTGCGAGGGTTAGAGTTCGACCAGTACGACACCCCGGAGAGTATCTACTGTACTGTACATGAAGAGAAAAGAGTTCTCGGTGGTTTCCGGATGACCCCGACTACGGCACAGTGCATGACAACCAGCTACATGTTGCGTGATGCGCAGTTGGGGCTGCTGCCCGGATTGCCGTCGAATGTCCTGGATCATTCGGCGCCGCAGGACGCCGCAATCTGGGAAGTTAGCCGGTTTTTCGTCGAGGACACGCTCAGCGCGCGCGACCGTATGGATGTGCGTGGTCATCTGGAGCGAGGCCTGACCCGGCTCGCGCAAGAGTGGAATATCAGCGCTTTCTTATGCATTACCTCGGTCACAGCTGCGCTGCTGATGCGCCGGGCGCGCCTATCGATCACCTCGGCGGGCCCGAGGTTCGAAGCCGGCGGCGAAATCTGTCAGGCCTACCATTTGACGGTTGATGCGAAGGGCCAGCGCAGCGACGCAAACGCAGCGTGA
- a CDS encoding ATP-binding protein has translation MRLFSLSPDLVTSVASQNKLVRSDLPSRFASITLVSLLSLYFLSLQTVAVVYAAYVFVELVGLRVYRRLSSGVTPGGIFLFASSAFVGVCVFNSLSLLLFLHPEPFPKLMGAMLLIIALNHSVVARSAWFYFGIITAVPILCTVGYMVCATLLRVASPVEMIIAAVILLLGAAYMVHAMWVQHRLTAQLREALSAAEAASRAKSRFLAAMSHEIRTPLNAICGMSELIEEENSESDTLREQTQLLRKSSQALTGILDDVLDHAKIESGQFELNLATASPQEEISSAVEMYRARADEKGLSLTVSLTQSIPDYAECDALRLRQVIGNLVSNAVKYTETGQIEVVADCEDVDGCTMLRVAVSDTGRGMTPEQSAKLFTDFYRAKDKNAPNVPGTGLGLAIARHLARIMGGDITVQTGRDWGSCFTFFCPITALDASEVEVLPQQAVRAETSELGDLSILLVDDTTSNRLVVRAFLKNSGVRITDAENGAEALEALERHSFDLVLLDMKMPVMDGRETLTEMLRRGGRIGATPVVMLTANAAPEEQELFLRLGAVSYLSKPVKKSVLLSEICRITSVPAVRSA, from the coding sequence ATGCGTTTGTTTTCATTATCGCCAGACCTCGTGACTTCCGTTGCCAGCCAAAACAAGCTTGTTCGGTCTGACCTTCCGTCCCGATTTGCCTCGATCACCCTGGTGTCGCTGCTGTCCCTCTATTTTCTGTCCTTGCAGACCGTTGCCGTTGTCTATGCGGCCTACGTCTTTGTCGAATTGGTTGGTCTGCGAGTTTACCGGCGGTTGTCTTCGGGCGTGACGCCCGGCGGCATCTTCCTCTTTGCCAGTTCCGCGTTTGTCGGTGTCTGCGTTTTCAATTCGCTGTCGCTGCTGTTGTTCCTGCATCCTGAACCCTTCCCGAAACTGATGGGGGCGATGCTGCTGATCATCGCGCTCAACCATTCGGTCGTCGCTCGATCTGCGTGGTTCTATTTTGGGATCATTACTGCGGTACCGATTCTTTGTACCGTGGGGTATATGGTCTGTGCGACGCTGCTCCGGGTCGCAAGTCCCGTTGAAATGATCATAGCTGCGGTCATTCTCTTGTTGGGAGCCGCCTATATGGTGCACGCGATGTGGGTGCAGCACCGGTTGACCGCGCAGTTGCGCGAAGCGCTAAGCGCAGCGGAGGCCGCGAGCCGCGCCAAGAGCCGGTTCCTCGCCGCGATGAGCCATGAAATCCGCACACCTCTGAATGCGATTTGTGGCATGTCCGAACTCATTGAAGAAGAAAACTCTGAGTCTGATACGCTGCGGGAGCAAACGCAACTGCTGCGCAAATCGTCTCAGGCGCTCACCGGTATTCTTGACGATGTTCTTGATCACGCCAAGATCGAGTCCGGCCAGTTCGAATTGAATCTGGCCACCGCCTCCCCACAGGAGGAGATCTCTAGCGCCGTCGAAATGTATCGCGCGAGGGCAGATGAAAAGGGGCTCAGCCTGACTGTCAGCCTAACGCAGAGTATCCCCGACTATGCTGAATGTGATGCATTGCGGTTGCGCCAGGTGATCGGAAATCTGGTGTCCAACGCGGTAAAGTATACTGAAACCGGTCAGATTGAGGTGGTTGCTGATTGTGAAGATGTTGACGGGTGCACGATGTTGCGTGTTGCAGTCTCCGACACTGGTCGGGGCATGACACCAGAGCAGAGCGCCAAGCTCTTCACCGATTTTTACCGTGCCAAGGACAAAAATGCGCCCAACGTGCCAGGCACTGGGTTGGGGTTGGCGATTGCCCGCCATCTGGCCCGCATTATGGGGGGCGATATCACGGTGCAGACCGGCCGCGACTGGGGCAGCTGTTTTACGTTCTTTTGTCCCATCACCGCGCTGGATGCTTCTGAGGTGGAGGTCCTGCCGCAGCAGGCAGTGCGCGCAGAGACCAGCGAACTCGGCGATTTGTCCATTCTTCTGGTCGATGATACGACCTCCAATCGCCTGGTTGTCCGGGCGTTTTTAAAAAACAGCGGTGTCCGGATTACCGATGCAGAAAACGGGGCCGAGGCTTTGGAGGCCTTAGAGCGACACTCGTTTGATCTGGTGCTTTTGGACATGAAAATGCCGGTGATGGATGGCCGTGAAACCCTGACGGAAATGCTGCGACGGGGCGGGCGGATTGGGGCGACGCCAGTGGTGATGCTGACGGCGAACGCCGCTCCGGAAGAACAGGAGCTGTTCCTGCGGCTAGGCGCGGTGAGTTATCTGTCTAAACCGGTCAAAAAATCGGTGCTGCTATCGGAAATTTGCAGGATTACATCTGTACCGGCAGTGCGCTCTGCCTGA